In the Wyeomyia smithii strain HCP4-BCI-WySm-NY-G18 chromosome 2, ASM2978416v1, whole genome shotgun sequence genome, one interval contains:
- the LOC129722823 gene encoding cytochrome c oxidase assembly factor 4 homolog, mitochondrial, whose translation MMSEVEDPVEQMLKRTGCINLHYKVQECIAETGDWRKCQEVVKEFKTCMQDYTEKQRQKYEK comes from the exons ATGATGAGTGAGGTTGAAGATCCAGTCGAGCAGATGTTAAAACGTACTGGTTGCATAAACCTTCATTACAAAGTTCAG GAGTGTATAGCGGAGACTGGTGACTGGCGCAAGTGTCAAGAAGTAGTAAAAGAATTCAAAACGTGTATGCAAGATTACACGGAAAAGCAAAgacaaaaatacgaaaagtaa
- the LOC129722822 gene encoding uncharacterized protein LOC129722822 has translation MNLVKALLTSASSVDSSMKMVLIVRSDLGLRKGKIASQCAHAAVMCSMRSASVNEEKLKCWLAQGQPKIVVKVDGLEELKQISTCALDRQVVAEMVRDAGRTQVPSGTETVLGIGPDRSAVIDSIAGHLKLL, from the coding sequence ATGAACCTTGTTAAAGCATTGCTTACATCAGCTAGTAGCGTGGACAGTTCGATGAAAATGGTTCTGATTGTTCGGTCGGATTTGGGTTTGCGAAAGGGGAAAATTGCTTCCCAATGTGCACACGCAGCGGTCATGTGCTCCATGCGTTCAGCCAGTGTAAACGAAGAGAAATTAAAATGCTGGTTGGCTCAAGGACAGCCAAAAATTGTGGTTAAAGTAGATGGATTAGAAGAGTTGAAACAAATATCCACTTGTGCCCTTGATCGGCAGGTGGTAGCGGAAATGGTGAGAGACGCAGGTAGAACGCAAGTTCCGAGTGGAACCGAGACTGTGCTGGGGATTGGACCAGATAGAAGCGCTGTTATCGACTCGATAGCTGGACATTTAAAATTattatga